One Notolabrus celidotus isolate fNotCel1 chromosome 16, fNotCel1.pri, whole genome shotgun sequence DNA window includes the following coding sequences:
- the LOC117828371 gene encoding collagen alpha-1(XIV) chain isoform X2 — MLSLSFSLQGPTGPVGDNGLPGPPGPQGPQGPSGRSIIGSPGSAGEKGQKGDAGQPGPQGVPGRPGGVGREGPAGIRGLTGKDGPPGRPGPTGSIGSPGAPGSPGITGNQGKQGELGPPGPAGGKGERGERGDLQSSASVQAIARQVCEQLIQSHMARYNSILNNAPSPPVSIRTVPGPPGEPGRQGTPGAQGEQGPPGRPGFPGQSGQNGQPGERGQLGEKGEKGAQGVGVQGPRGTPGSPGAQGQGRPGSQGPTGRPGNPGTPGRSGVPGPVGPAGPPGYCDQNSCVGYNVGGY, encoded by the exons atgctctctctttctttctctctccagggGCCAACTGGTCCAGTAGGTGATAATGGATTACCAGGACCTCCAGGACCCCAAGGACCACAGGGACCCAGTGGACGCTCCATCATAGGATCCCCA GGTTCTGCAGgagagaaaggacagaaaggTGATGCGGGACAACCAGGACCTCAG ggggTTCCTGGCAGACCTGGAGGTGTGGGAAGAGAAGGACCTGCAGGAATCAGG GGTCTTACAGGTAAAGACGGACCACCAGGCAGACCTGGCCCTACAGGAAGCATT ggcTCTCCAGGAGCTCCAGGGTCCCCAGGTATCACAGGCAATCAAGGAAAACAAGGAGAGCTGGGACCACCG GGTCCAGCTGGGGGCAAAGGGGAGAGAGGTGAACGG ggcGACCTCCAGTCCTCGGCTTCAGTTCAGGCCATCGCCcggcaggtctgtgagcagctcaTCCAGA GCCACATGGCGCGCTACAACTCCATCCTGAACAACGCACCAAGTCCACCCGTGTCCATCCGCACTGTGCCAGGACCTCCAGGAGAGCCTGGAAGACAGGGAACTCCAGGGGCCCAGGGAGAACAGGGACCTCCCGGAAGACCAGGGTTCCCAGGACAGAGCGGACAGAACGGGCAGCCGGGAGAAAGAG gtcAACTCGGTGAAAAGGGCGAAAAAGGAGCTCAAGGTGTCGGCGTCCAAGGCCCCCGAGGAACTCCAGGATCGCCCG GTGCTCAAGGGCAGGGCAGACCCGGCAGCCAGGGTCCCACGGGACGACCTGGAAACCCTGGAACCCCTGGTAGGTCTGGGGTTCCTGGTCCTGTTGGCCCTGCTGGACCTCCGGGCTACTGCGACCAGAACTCGTGTGTGGGCTACAATGTTGGAG GATATTAA
- the LOC117828371 gene encoding collagen alpha-1(XIV) chain isoform X1, translating into MLSLSFSLQGPTGPVGDNGLPGPPGPQGPQGPSGRSIIGSPGSAGEKGQKGDAGQPGPQGVPGRPGGVGREGPAGIRGLTGKDGPPGRPGPTGSIGSPGAPGSPGITGNQGKQGELGPPGPAGGKGERGERGDLQSSASVQAIARQVCEQLIQSHMARYNSILNNAPSPPVSIRTVPGPPGEPGRQGTPGAQGEQGPPGRPGFPGQSGQNGQPGERGQLGEKGEKGAQGVGVQGPRGTPGSPGAQGQGRPGSQGPTGRPGNPGTPGRSGVPGPVGPAGPPGYCDQNSCVGYNVGEEGEDVIDRGAMSAVQLPPNVYQNYGEVEEDDPYRYYQPNYPAPRPVAPDDPALAQDDYELSSPGVRRSVRSVEGGEEERVGPKRRLKRAAKSGLIK; encoded by the exons atgctctctctttctttctctctccagggGCCAACTGGTCCAGTAGGTGATAATGGATTACCAGGACCTCCAGGACCCCAAGGACCACAGGGACCCAGTGGACGCTCCATCATAGGATCCCCA GGTTCTGCAGgagagaaaggacagaaaggTGATGCGGGACAACCAGGACCTCAG ggggTTCCTGGCAGACCTGGAGGTGTGGGAAGAGAAGGACCTGCAGGAATCAGG GGTCTTACAGGTAAAGACGGACCACCAGGCAGACCTGGCCCTACAGGAAGCATT ggcTCTCCAGGAGCTCCAGGGTCCCCAGGTATCACAGGCAATCAAGGAAAACAAGGAGAGCTGGGACCACCG GGTCCAGCTGGGGGCAAAGGGGAGAGAGGTGAACGG ggcGACCTCCAGTCCTCGGCTTCAGTTCAGGCCATCGCCcggcaggtctgtgagcagctcaTCCAGA GCCACATGGCGCGCTACAACTCCATCCTGAACAACGCACCAAGTCCACCCGTGTCCATCCGCACTGTGCCAGGACCTCCAGGAGAGCCTGGAAGACAGGGAACTCCAGGGGCCCAGGGAGAACAGGGACCTCCCGGAAGACCAGGGTTCCCAGGACAGAGCGGACAGAACGGGCAGCCGGGAGAAAGAG gtcAACTCGGTGAAAAGGGCGAAAAAGGAGCTCAAGGTGTCGGCGTCCAAGGCCCCCGAGGAACTCCAGGATCGCCCG GTGCTCAAGGGCAGGGCAGACCCGGCAGCCAGGGTCCCACGGGACGACCTGGAAACCCTGGAACCCCTGGTAGGTCTGGGGTTCCTGGTCCTGTTGGCCCTGCTGGACCTCCGGGCTACTGCGACCAGAACTCGTGTGTGGGCTACAATGTTGGAG aggagggtgaggatgTCATTGACCGCGGCGCTATGTCCGCAGTCCAACTGCCGCCCAACGTCTACCAGAACTACGGCGAGGTGGAGGAGGACGATCCGTACCGCTACTACCAGCCCAACTACCCGGCGCCGCGGCCAGTGGCGCCAGACGACCCCGCGCTCGCCCAGGACGACTACGAACTCAGCTCACCCGGCGTCCGCCGCAGCGTCCGGAGcgtggaaggaggagaggaggagagagtcgGGCCGAAGAGGAGGCTAAAGAGAGCGGCGAAGAGCGGACTCATTAAATGA